A window of Lacibacter sediminis contains these coding sequences:
- the nuoK gene encoding NADH-quinone oxidoreductase subunit NuoK has protein sequence MSEVPVTHILFVSTALFFIGMYGLFTRRNMITMLMAIELMLNSVNINFVAFNKYLYPDKLDGIFFTIFIITIAAAEAAVAIAIIINLYRSHNSIDVEDATELKY, from the coding sequence ATGAGCGAAGTTCCTGTAACACATATTTTGTTCGTCAGCACGGCCCTGTTCTTCATTGGCATGTATGGCTTGTTTACAAGGCGAAACATGATCACGATGCTCATGGCCATTGAATTAATGCTGAACAGCGTTAACATCAACTTTGTTGCGTTCAATAAATATTTATATCCCGATAAATTAGACGGCATCTTCTTTACCATCTTCATTATTACGATTGCCGCTGCAGAAGCAGCCGTTGCGATTGCTATCATCATCAATCTCTACCGCAGTCATAATTCAATTGATGTGGAAGATGCAACTGAACTGAAATACTAA
- a CDS encoding 4Fe-4S binding protein, whose protein sequence is MFLKQYIKDVWGAMKSLATGMKRTGYYFTHHKEIITEQYPDNRDTLVLPERFKGEVVMIHDENNEHACTGCTACELACPNATIKIITKFDVDAETGKKKKAIDTFVYHLELCTMCNLCVEACPTGAIKMAQTFEHSVFDRSQLTKTLNKPGSKIREGVE, encoded by the coding sequence ATGTTTTTAAAACAATACATAAAAGACGTCTGGGGTGCGATGAAATCGTTGGCAACAGGTATGAAACGTACCGGCTATTATTTCACACACCATAAAGAGATCATTACAGAACAGTATCCCGATAACAGGGATACCTTGGTATTACCCGAACGATTCAAGGGTGAAGTGGTGATGATTCACGACGAAAATAACGAACATGCCTGCACAGGTTGTACTGCTTGTGAATTGGCTTGCCCCAATGCCACCATCAAGATCATAACAAAGTTTGATGTGGATGCAGAAACAGGCAAGAAGAAAAAAGCGATCGACACATTTGTGTATCATTTAGAATTATGCACCATGTGTAATTTATGTGTGGAGGCTTGCCCAACAGGTGCAATTAAAATGGCGCAAACATTTGAACATAGTGTGTTCGACAGAAGTCAACTCACAAAAACACTCAACAAACCCGGATCAAAGATCAGGGAAGGGGTTGAATAA
- a CDS encoding lipocalin-like domain-containing protein, producing the protein MKNYFFAAIAASSLLFSCKKNDKTSCDNTVAALAGNYKITKVTLAGQDITQQAFFDVCLKDDVFQLKADKTLTYDDAGTLCNPPADGTGTWDVVSGRITVTHTGGGDDFDGTVVNKCNSFEVSESFGGQTLVTTFTKQ; encoded by the coding sequence ATGAAAAATTACTTCTTCGCAGCTATCGCTGCCTCATCTCTTCTGTTTTCCTGCAAAAAGAACGACAAAACATCCTGTGACAACACTGTTGCTGCACTTGCTGGTAATTACAAAATCACAAAAGTAACTTTGGCTGGTCAAGACATTACTCAACAAGCATTTTTTGATGTTTGTTTAAAAGATGACGTTTTTCAACTTAAAGCCGACAAAACTTTAACTTATGATGATGCTGGTACACTTTGTAATCCGCCCGCAGATGGCACAGGAACTTGGGATGTAGTAAGCGGACGCATTACCGTTACTCATACTGGCGGTGGAGACGATTTTGATGGTACCGTAGTTAACAAATGTAATAGCTTCGAGGTATCTGAAAGTTTCGGTGGTCAAACGCTTGTTACTACTTTTACTAAGCAGTAA
- a CDS encoding NADH-quinone oxidoreductase subunit D, whose amino-acid sequence MFEEVGTTTEGDLIINVGPQHPATHGVLHLVITLNGETIKNVEPHLGYIHRSIEKMCESLTYRQFIYVTSRMDYLSAHINNHACAMCVEKGLQLEIPPRAQVIRVLMDELTRIASHELWWGAMAMDLGAFTPFFHAFRERESINDIMEETCGARLTMNYMVPGGVMHDIHPNFQRRVKDFLQLYKSKIHEYDEMVTGNVIFQNRMKGVGVISAEDVISYGCTGPVARGSGVSSDTRKHYPYEIYDKLEFDEVLETGCDSFARYMVRLREMQQSIRIIEQLIDNIPEGDFQAKTKAVLKLPKGEFYSKAETARGELGVYIVSEGGTTPYRIKFRSPGFSNLSALNHLVKGGKIGDLIAAMGTLDLVIPDIDR is encoded by the coding sequence ATGTTTGAAGAAGTTGGTACAACAACAGAAGGCGATTTAATCATTAACGTAGGGCCACAGCATCCTGCCACACACGGTGTATTGCATTTGGTGATCACGTTAAATGGTGAAACTATTAAGAATGTGGAGCCGCACCTTGGTTATATTCATCGCTCCATTGAAAAGATGTGCGAAAGCCTCACCTACCGCCAGTTTATTTATGTTACGAGCCGCATGGATTATCTATCGGCTCATATCAATAACCATGCTTGTGCCATGTGTGTGGAGAAAGGATTGCAATTAGAAATTCCACCAAGGGCACAAGTGATCCGTGTATTGATGGATGAACTTACACGAATTGCTTCACATGAATTATGGTGGGGAGCAATGGCAATGGATCTTGGTGCCTTCACTCCTTTCTTTCATGCATTCCGTGAACGGGAAAGCATCAATGATATTATGGAAGAAACTTGTGGAGCACGACTCACCATGAATTACATGGTACCGGGTGGTGTGATGCACGACATTCATCCCAATTTTCAACGCAGAGTAAAAGATTTTCTGCAACTCTATAAAAGTAAAATTCACGAATACGATGAAATGGTGACCGGCAACGTGATCTTCCAAAACAGGATGAAAGGTGTTGGTGTTATTTCTGCTGAAGATGTGATCTCTTACGGTTGTACAGGACCGGTAGCAAGAGGCAGCGGTGTAAGTAGTGATACACGCAAGCACTACCCTTACGAAATTTATGATAAGCTTGAATTTGATGAAGTGCTTGAAACAGGTTGCGATTCATTTGCACGTTACATGGTGCGTCTTCGTGAAATGCAGCAATCGATCCGCATCATTGAACAATTGATCGATAATATTCCTGAAGGTGATTTCCAGGCAAAAACAAAAGCTGTTTTGAAATTACCAAAAGGAGAATTCTACAGTAAAGCAGAAACAGCACGTGGCGAGTTGGGTGTGTACATTGTGAGTGAAGGCGGCACAACTCCTTATCGTATTAAGTTCCGTTCACCGGGATTCTCAAATTTATCAGCGTTGAATCATTTGGTGAAAGGTGGAAAAATTGGTGATTTGATTGCAGCAATGGGAACGTTGGATTTGGTAATCCCTGATATTGACAGATAA
- a CDS encoding NADH-quinone oxidoreductase subunit B has protein sequence MTDQQHTATDFPGQIHETPGGGIVLSKLDDVINWARSNSLWPLTFATSCCGIEMMSTAGAKYDFSRFGFEVARATPRQADVIIIAGTIVNKMAPVLKRLYDQMADPKYVIAMGACAISGGPFFYNTYSVVKGADHVIPVDVYVAGCPPRPEALLHALISLQEKIKSGLTREQIKEGKENI, from the coding sequence ATGACAGATCAACAACATACCGCAACAGATTTTCCCGGACAGATCCACGAAACACCGGGCGGTGGTATTGTCCTCAGTAAATTGGATGATGTCATTAACTGGGCACGCTCCAATTCGTTATGGCCGCTTACGTTTGCCACCAGTTGTTGTGGTATTGAAATGATGAGTACGGCAGGTGCCAAATATGATTTTTCCCGTTTTGGTTTTGAAGTGGCACGTGCCACGCCACGCCAGGCCGATGTAATTATTATAGCAGGTACCATCGTGAATAAAATGGCACCGGTGCTGAAACGTTTGTATGATCAAATGGCCGATCCAAAGTATGTGATTGCAATGGGTGCCTGCGCTATAAGCGGAGGTCCTTTCTTTTATAATACATACTCTGTTGTAAAAGGTGCAGACCATGTAATACCTGTTGATGTATATGTAGCCGGTTGTCCGCCACGCCCCGAAGCGTTACTGCATGCATTGATCTCGTTGCAGGAAAAAATCAAGAGTGGTTTAACAAGAGAACAAATAAAGGAAGGAAAAGAAAACATATGA
- a CDS encoding NADH-quinone oxidoreductase subunit C, translating to MTNEELKTSIPTLLASAVIEDGNDFLTINVEATDWLAFAQQLRNDASLQFNFLFCLTCVDWKTHLTMVYHLRSTIHRHEIVVKAKLDRTNPEIETVSHIWRTAEFHEREVYEMFGVKFLNHPDLRLLILPDGWEGKKPLLKDFEDPINMIRL from the coding sequence ATGACGAACGAAGAATTAAAGACAAGTATTCCCACGCTGTTAGCTTCAGCAGTAATTGAAGATGGCAACGATTTCCTTACGATCAATGTTGAAGCAACCGATTGGTTAGCTTTCGCACAACAACTGCGAAACGATGCTTCGCTGCAATTCAATTTTCTTTTTTGTTTGACCTGTGTTGATTGGAAAACGCACTTGACAATGGTGTATCATCTGCGTTCCACCATTCATCGTCATGAAATAGTAGTAAAAGCAAAACTCGATAGAACAAATCCTGAAATAGAAACGGTGAGTCATATTTGGCGCACTGCAGAGTTTCACGAACGTGAAGTATATGAAATGTTTGGCGTAAAATTCCTGAACCATCCCGATCTGCGCTTGCTGATCTTACCCGATGGATGGGAAGGAAAAAAACCTTTGCTGAAAGATTTTGAAGATCCGATTAACATGATCAGACTCTAA
- the atpD gene encoding F0F1 ATP synthase subunit beta, with the protein MANTGKVKQVIGAVVDVQFDGTLPEIYSALELKRPNGDVLVMEVQQHLGEDSVRTIAMDGTEGLVRGMEVVDTGKNITMPTGELISGRLFNVTGDAIDGLPQVSKEGGRAIHAKPPAFEQLSTTNEILFTGIKVIDLIEPYVKGGKIGLFGGAGVGKTVLIQELINNIAKGYGGLSVFAGVGERTREGNDLLREMIEAGIMNYGDNFKHSMEEGGWDLSKVDMEGLKQSKATFVFGQMNEPPGARARVALSGLTIAEYFRDGDGTGKGKDILFFVDNIFRFTQAGSEVSALLGRMPSAVGYQPTLATEMGLMQERITSTRNGSITSVQAVYVPADDLTDPAPATTFAHLDATTVLDRKIADLGIYPAVSPLESTSRILTPAIVGDSHYNTANRVKLILQRYKELQDIIAILGMDELSEEDKMTVFRARKVQRFLSQPFHVAEAFTGLKGVFVSIEDTIRGFNMIMDGEVDEYPEASFNLVGTIEDAIEKGKKLMAAAKG; encoded by the coding sequence ATGGCCAATACTGGTAAGGTAAAACAGGTTATCGGCGCCGTTGTAGACGTTCAGTTCGACGGCACACTCCCCGAAATTTACAGCGCTCTTGAACTTAAACGCCCCAATGGTGATGTACTCGTAATGGAAGTACAGCAGCACCTGGGTGAAGACAGTGTTCGTACCATTGCGATGGACGGTACTGAGGGCCTCGTTCGTGGTATGGAAGTGGTTGATACCGGTAAGAACATTACAATGCCAACCGGCGAACTTATCAGCGGACGCTTATTTAATGTAACAGGCGATGCGATCGATGGCTTGCCACAGGTGAGCAAAGAAGGTGGTCGTGCTATCCACGCCAAGCCCCCGGCTTTCGAACAATTGAGCACAACCAACGAGATCCTGTTTACAGGTATCAAAGTAATTGACCTCATCGAACCATATGTAAAAGGTGGTAAGATCGGTTTGTTTGGTGGTGCCGGTGTAGGTAAAACAGTATTGATCCAGGAATTGATCAACAATATTGCAAAGGGTTACGGTGGTCTGTCGGTATTTGCCGGTGTAGGTGAGCGTACCCGTGAAGGAAATGATCTGTTGCGTGAAATGATTGAAGCCGGTATCATGAACTACGGCGACAATTTCAAACACAGCATGGAAGAAGGTGGATGGGATTTGAGCAAAGTGGATATGGAAGGTTTGAAGCAATCAAAAGCAACCTTCGTGTTCGGACAAATGAACGAACCTCCAGGTGCACGTGCTCGTGTGGCTCTTTCTGGTTTAACAATCGCTGAGTACTTCCGTGATGGAGATGGTACTGGTAAAGGAAAAGATATCTTGTTCTTCGTTGATAATATCTTCCGTTTCACACAAGCTGGTTCTGAAGTATCTGCGTTGTTAGGCCGTATGCCTTCAGCGGTAGGTTACCAACCAACACTTGCAACGGAAATGGGATTGATGCAGGAGCGTATCACTTCAACCCGTAACGGTTCAATTACCTCTGTACAGGCGGTATATGTACCTGCAGATGATTTGACCGATCCGGCACCTGCAACAACATTTGCTCATCTGGATGCAACAACCGTATTGGATCGTAAGATTGCTGACTTAGGTATCTATCCTGCGGTAAGTCCGTTGGAATCTACTTCACGTATCCTTACTCCTGCAATTGTGGGTGATTCACATTACAACACTGCAAACCGTGTGAAGTTGATCCTTCAGCGTTACAAGGAATTGCAGGATATCATCGCAATCCTTGGTATGGATGAATTGAGTGAAGAAGATAAAATGACTGTATTCCGTGCACGTAAAGTACAGCGTTTCCTTTCTCAACCATTCCACGTAGCGGAAGCGTTTACCGGTTTGAAAGGTGTATTCGTAAGCATCGAAGACACGATCCGTGGATTTAACATGATCATGGATGGTGAAGTGGATGAATATCCTGAAGCATCCTTCAACCTCGTTGGTACGATTGAAGATGCCATCGAAAAAGGTAAGAAGTTAATGGCAGCAGCCAAGGGTTAA
- the nuoH gene encoding NADH-quinone oxidoreductase subunit NuoH: MWSLSNIATSIDQWLNETFNPTLALILEMLIAGVAVIGLFAMLGLILVIMERKVSAWIQIRLGPNRVGPKGMFQSLADTVKLLVKEGMTPGGSDKLLFNVAPFVAMIVAMLLMAPIAFAKDFQLWDLNIGVLYISAVSSISVISILMAGWASNNKYSLLGAMRSGAQIVSYELSAGLAVLAIVVLTGSLRVSDIINSQADGWWIFKGHIPAIISFVIFIIAVTAETNRAPFDMAEAESELTAGFHTEYSGMKFALFFLAEYVNVFIVCALGATLFLGGWMPFHIGTWEAFNHVMDYIPSSIWFFGKTFFLIFLIMWFRWTFPRLRIDQLLNLEWKYLLPISMFNLLLVTLIAILGWHF, translated from the coding sequence ATGTGGAGCTTAAGTAACATAGCAACAAGTATTGATCAATGGCTGAATGAAACATTCAACCCAACATTGGCACTCATACTTGAAATGCTGATAGCAGGTGTGGCAGTGATTGGCTTATTTGCAATGCTGGGATTAATACTGGTGATCATGGAACGCAAAGTATCTGCATGGATACAAATTCGTTTAGGACCAAATCGTGTTGGACCGAAAGGAATGTTTCAATCATTAGCAGACACCGTAAAGTTATTGGTGAAAGAAGGAATGACACCCGGCGGGTCTGATAAATTATTATTTAATGTGGCGCCGTTTGTTGCCATGATTGTTGCGATGTTGTTGATGGCACCCATTGCCTTTGCCAAAGATTTTCAGCTATGGGATCTCAACATCGGTGTACTGTATATCTCTGCTGTATCATCAATTTCTGTCATCAGTATTTTAATGGCAGGTTGGGCAAGCAATAATAAATATTCGTTGCTCGGTGCAATGCGCAGTGGTGCACAGATTGTGAGCTATGAATTATCTGCCGGTCTTGCAGTACTTGCGATTGTTGTGTTAACGGGAAGCTTACGTGTTTCTGATATCATCAATTCACAAGCCGATGGATGGTGGATCTTTAAAGGACATATTCCTGCTATCATTTCATTTGTCATTTTCATTATTGCAGTAACAGCGGAAACCAACCGTGCACCATTTGATATGGCAGAAGCAGAAAGTGAATTGACTGCAGGTTTTCATACAGAATATTCAGGAATGAAATTCGCTCTCTTCTTCCTGGCTGAATATGTGAATGTATTTATTGTATGTGCCCTCGGCGCAACACTCTTCTTAGGTGGATGGATGCCGTTTCACATTGGCACTTGGGAAGCATTCAATCATGTGATGGATTATATCCCGTCGAGTATCTGGTTCTTTGGAAAAACATTCTTTTTAATCTTTCTGATCATGTGGTTCCGCTGGACGTTTCCACGCTTACGTATTGATCAGTTGTTGAATCTGGAGTGGAAATATTTATTACCGATCAGCATGTTCAATTTATTGCTGGTAACATTGATCGCCATATTAGGTTGGCATTTTTAA
- a CDS encoding ferredoxin--NADP reductase has protein sequence MALQPWRTGKIIRIVDETPNTKRYWIQLPELDVFDFKPGQFVQLEFPIHEQQSKRCRSYSIASWPDGTNVFELLIVLNEAGAGTTWLFANAVVGTELPVRGAMGVFSLPDPIEKDIFFICTGTGIAPFRSMSHYIKLHNVPHKNIYLLFGTRKKTDLLYYDELTQLEKDLPGFHYIPTLSREEWEGRKGYVHPIYEELCAGKQDANFFLCGWKAMIDETKKRIMEMGYDKKAIHQESYG, from the coding sequence ATGGCGCTACAACCCTGGCGAACCGGCAAAATCATTCGTATAGTTGATGAAACTCCCAACACAAAACGTTACTGGATACAGCTTCCTGAGCTGGACGTATTTGATTTTAAACCCGGGCAGTTTGTGCAGCTTGAATTTCCAATTCATGAACAGCAAAGCAAACGTTGCCGCAGTTACAGCATTGCATCGTGGCCCGATGGTACAAACGTATTTGAACTCCTGATTGTTTTAAACGAAGCAGGAGCAGGTACCACCTGGTTGTTTGCCAACGCAGTTGTAGGAACAGAATTACCTGTACGTGGAGCCATGGGTGTGTTCAGCTTGCCTGATCCCATTGAAAAAGATATCTTCTTTATTTGCACAGGAACAGGCATTGCACCATTCCGCAGCATGTCGCATTATATTAAACTACACAATGTGCCGCATAAAAATATTTATTTACTGTTTGGCACTCGTAAGAAAACAGATCTGTTGTATTACGATGAATTAACGCAACTTGAGAAAGATCTTCCGGGCTTTCATTATATACCCACTCTTTCAAGAGAAGAATGGGAAGGACGCAAAGGATATGTACATCCTATTTATGAAGAACTTTGTGCCGGTAAGCAAGACGCCAACTTTTTCCTTTGCGGATGGAAAGCCATGATCGATGAAACAAAGAAACGTATCATGGAAATGGGCTACGATAAGAAAGCCATTCACCAGGAATCTTATGGATAA
- a CDS encoding NADH-quinone oxidoreductase subunit A — MGAASLIILILAAIAFSAGAILIAKVVTKATKNKQKSEPYECGIPTVGPSWIQFNVGYYLFALIFLIFDVELIFLYPWAVAAKQVGWLALIEIIIFFFILFMGFLYAHKKGALKWK, encoded by the coding sequence ATGGGTGCTGCCTCACTCATTATATTAATTCTTGCTGCCATTGCCTTTTCGGCCGGTGCTATTCTGATCGCAAAAGTGGTGACCAAAGCCACAAAAAACAAACAAAAATCTGAGCCATACGAATGCGGTATACCAACTGTTGGCCCAAGCTGGATTCAATTTAATGTTGGTTATTATTTATTTGCGCTCATCTTTTTAATTTTTGATGTGGAGTTGATCTTTTTATATCCATGGGCCGTTGCAGCTAAACAAGTGGGTTGGCTGGCGCTCATTGAAATCATCATCTTCTTCTTCATTTTATTTATGGGCTTTTTATATGCACACAAAAAAGGCGCATTAAAATGGAAATAA
- a CDS encoding dienelactone hydrolase family protein — protein MKKMSFRFLLPVLAIVALAACNNEEVKTTAETKEPALKEESITYTGDSITMNGFVVYDENIEGARPAVLIVPEWWGLNDYAMMRARELAKLGYIALAMDMYGNGKVADNPDSAGAAAGPFYQNPQMAKTRMEAAIAKLKSYPQTDGTNIAAIGYCFGGAMVLNTARMGLDVKGVVSFHGNLVGTPLNKDLLKAKILVCHGAADPFVPAAEVATFKQQMDSTGITYTFKEYADAVHAFTNPNATAMGEKFKIPIKYNAAADTASWKDMKEFFTSLFQQQ, from the coding sequence ATGAAAAAAATGTCGTTCCGTTTTCTGCTGCCTGTTCTGGCAATTGTTGCCCTGGCAGCCTGTAATAATGAAGAAGTAAAAACAACTGCTGAAACCAAAGAACCGGCTTTAAAAGAGGAAAGCATTACCTACACAGGTGATAGCATTACCATGAATGGTTTTGTAGTGTATGATGAGAATATTGAAGGTGCCCGCCCGGCAGTTTTGATCGTTCCCGAGTGGTGGGGCTTGAACGATTATGCGATGATGCGTGCCCGTGAGCTGGCGAAGCTCGGTTACATCGCCCTGGCAATGGATATGTATGGTAATGGTAAAGTGGCAGATAATCCTGACAGTGCAGGTGCAGCAGCCGGTCCATTCTATCAAAACCCGCAAATGGCCAAGACTCGCATGGAAGCTGCTATTGCAAAACTGAAAAGCTATCCGCAAACGGATGGTACTAATATTGCAGCTATTGGTTATTGCTTTGGTGGTGCCATGGTGTTAAACACTGCCCGCATGGGATTGGATGTAAAAGGAGTGGTTAGTTTTCACGGCAACCTGGTAGGCACTCCATTAAATAAAGATCTGCTGAAAGCTAAGATCCTGGTTTGTCATGGTGCTGCTGATCCTTTTGTTCCTGCAGCAGAAGTTGCAACCTTCAAACAACAAATGGATTCTACCGGTATCACTTATACATTTAAAGAATATGCCGATGCGGTTCATGCATTCACTAACCCCAACGCTACAGCCATGGGTGAGAAATTTAAAATACCGATCAAATACAACGCTGCTGCCGATACAGCCAGTTGGAAGGATATGAAAGAATTTTTTACGTCGCTGTTCCAACAACAGTAA
- a CDS encoding NADH-quinone oxidoreductase subunit J family protein codes for MTGSQILFYLISAFILSMGVLSVTTRKIFRSAIWLLFSLVGIAGLYFWMDVQFIAAVQIVVYVGGIVVLIIFSIFLTQQSGKEMAKAPLVRTIAAALAVLFGFAFTYLLIDQYGFVTIDQPFDNDVARIGKAMLNVEQDGYSLPFEVVSMLLLAAMVGCIVIALKTKPEEK; via the coding sequence ATGACTGGATCACAAATACTTTTTTATCTCATCTCTGCTTTTATCCTGAGCATGGGTGTTCTGTCCGTTACAACCAGGAAAATTTTCCGCTCGGCTATTTGGCTTTTATTTTCATTAGTTGGTATTGCCGGTCTTTATTTCTGGATGGATGTACAGTTTATTGCAGCAGTACAAATTGTAGTGTACGTAGGCGGTATTGTTGTACTTATCATCTTTTCCATTTTCCTGACTCAACAATCAGGTAAAGAAATGGCGAAGGCGCCGTTGGTACGAACCATTGCAGCTGCATTGGCTGTGTTGTTCGGTTTTGCATTTACTTATTTACTTATTGATCAATATGGATTTGTTACCATCGATCAACCATTTGATAACGATGTAGCAAGGATCGGTAAAGCGATGTTGAATGTAGAGCAAGATGGTTATTCGTTACCGTTTGAAGTAGTGAGTATGTTATTACTGGCAGCCATGGTTGGTTGTATTGTTATTGCATTAAAAACAAAACCTGAAGAAAAATGA
- the nuoL gene encoding NADH-quinone oxidoreductase subunit L, giving the protein MNYSSYIALIPLLPLAAFILLGLFGRKYMNQSAGIIGTGLLLISTVLSIYTAYQYFFVDGKVGDTYQTITAFKFTWLSFSETVSIDMGIILDPISVMMLVVVTFVSLMVHIFSLGYMKGEERFATYYAFLGLFTFSMLGLVVSSNLFQIYMFWELVGASSYLLIGYYFQKPSAVAASKKAFIVTRFADLGFLIGILVLAFYGESLDFNTIIQNLTAQQSSQFVAITSASFIGVSALTWGLTMVFMGGAGKSAMFPLHIWLPDAMEGPTPVSALIHAATMVVAGVYLVARLFPLFAINEEALSIVTIVGLVSALFAAVIACTQTDIKRVLAYSTMSQIGYMMFALGVSGTGGENGLGYTASMFHLFTHAFFKSLLFLGAGAVIHLVHSNDMKDMGGLRKYMPITHISFLIACLAIAGVPPFAGFFSKEEILLAAYNASMPVYIIALLTSGLTAFYMFRLYFSIFWNKETEVHGHHGEGTFSMKLPLILLAACTLAAGFIPFGEFVSADGKALESHFHLSFSIAPVALGLAGIFIAMLMYKKENNKPQQVATALGGLYKAAYKKFYIDELYLFITKKIVFNLIGRPAAWIDRNIVDGLMNGIASGTGKISNLIKNLQSGKIQNYTLYFFGGLAAFLIIFIYFWKP; this is encoded by the coding sequence ATGAACTATTCGTCATACATCGCATTGATTCCTTTACTGCCGCTTGCAGCATTTATTCTGCTGGGTTTGTTTGGCAGGAAATACATGAATCAATCAGCAGGCATTATCGGAACTGGATTGCTGTTGATATCAACGGTTCTTTCCATCTACACCGCTTACCAGTATTTTTTTGTTGACGGGAAAGTGGGTGATACCTATCAAACCATCACTGCATTTAAATTCACCTGGTTATCGTTTTCTGAAACTGTATCGATCGATATGGGCATCATCCTCGATCCTATTTCGGTGATGATGCTGGTGGTGGTAACATTTGTTTCATTGATGGTGCACATCTTCAGCCTTGGATATATGAAAGGTGAGGAACGATTCGCCACTTATTATGCATTCCTTGGCCTGTTTACGTTTTCGATGTTGGGATTGGTGGTGTCATCCAATCTCTTCCAGATCTATATGTTCTGGGAATTAGTAGGTGCATCATCTTATTTACTCATCGGTTATTATTTCCAGAAACCATCGGCAGTTGCTGCATCTAAAAAAGCATTCATTGTTACACGCTTCGCTGATCTTGGTTTTCTCATCGGCATTTTAGTGTTAGCATTCTATGGTGAAAGCTTAGACTTCAACACCATCATACAAAATTTAACGGCACAACAATCATCACAGTTTGTTGCCATCACTTCTGCATCATTTATTGGCGTGTCGGCATTAACATGGGGATTAACAATGGTGTTTATGGGCGGTGCCGGTAAGAGTGCAATGTTTCCGTTACATATCTGGTTACCCGATGCAATGGAAGGCCCTACGCCTGTCTCTGCATTGATCCATGCTGCAACAATGGTGGTGGCCGGTGTTTATTTGGTGGCAAGATTATTTCCACTGTTCGCTATCAATGAAGAAGCATTATCTATTGTTACAATTGTTGGTTTAGTGTCCGCATTATTTGCTGCAGTGATCGCCTGCACACAAACAGATATCAAACGTGTACTCGCCTACTCTACCATGAGCCAGATCGGTTATATGATGTTTGCATTAGGTGTAAGCGGTACCGGTGGCGAAAACGGATTAGGCTATACAGCGTCGATGTTCCATTTGTTTACACATGCATTCTTCAAGTCATTATTGTTCCTTGGTGCAGGTGCTGTGATTCATTTAGTGCATAGTAATGACATGAAAGATATGGGCGGCTTGCGCAAGTACATGCCCATTACACATATTAGTTTTTTAATCGCATGTCTGGCAATTGCAGGTGTTCCACCATTTGCAGGCTTCTTCAGCAAAGAAGAAATTCTGTTGGCGGCATATAATGCAAGCATGCCGGTTTATATTATTGCTTTGCTTACATCAGGACTAACTGCTTTCTATATGTTCCGTTTGTATTTCTCAATCTTCTGGAACAAGGAAACTGAAGTACACGGGCATCACGGAGAAGGAACTTTCTCTATGAAGCTTCCGTTGATTCTTTTAGCAGCATGTACACTTGCCGCTGGCTTTATTCCGTTTGGTGAATTTGTTTCTGCCGATGGTAAAGCGCTGGAATCACATTTCCATTTAAGTTTCTCCATTGCACCTGTGGCGCTTGGTCTTGCAGGTATTTTTATTGCCATGCTGATGTACAAAAAGGAAAACAACAAACCACAACAGGTTGCAACTGCATTAGGTGGTTTGTACAAAGCAGCTTATAAGAAATTTTATATTGATGAGCTGTATCTGTTCATTACCAAAAAGATCGTCTTCAATCTTATCGGTCGTCCTGCAGCATGGATCGATCGCAATATTGTTGATGGTTTGATGAATGGCATTGCATCGGGTACAGGAAAAATATCAAACCTCATTAAAAATCTGCAATCCGGTAAAATACAGAATTACACCTTGTATTTCTTTGGCGGACTCGCTGCATTCTTAATCATATTTATTTACTTCTGGAAACCATAA